The sequence below is a genomic window from Scophthalmus maximus strain ysfricsl-2021 chromosome 19, ASM2237912v1, whole genome shotgun sequence.
GGGGACGAGTCCTCGTACCCTTGTTGGTGTCCTTGTTGCACCGCGACACTCGGTCGTGTCGTGGCTTTGATCGGGTCGAGACGTGGTCGACAGGAGCAGAGAGGCCTTGAAGAGGCCTTGAAGTGGCCAAGAAACACACTGTTGACGGTTATTCAGTCAGTCTTTATCTTCTCTCTTTGTATAGTTCTCTCGACCAAAGCCACGTGTCCCAGCTGCTGGGCGAAGCCTGTAAACACCGTtcgtagagctgcaacagttaatcgattagtaatcgactacgaAAGGAATCGCCGACTATTTCGatagtcgattaatcggttcaagtagtttttatgaagaaaaacaaagtcaaaattctctgatttcagcttctaaaatgtgaatgatttctgtttttatttgctcctctgtgacagtgaactgaatgtctttggtgtttggacaaaactaaacatcatcttgtggtttgggAAACGCGATCAACATTTGTTctccattttatggaccaaacaacgaatcgattaatggagaatatagttgacagattaatcgattataaaaataattagttgcagccctaactgTTTGTATTGATTGCGGCTGCCattactgcttttattttgatataaatatattatatttatttatttatttatttattcaattactTGGTGAATTTTTTGGTGCTGTCTTCcaaaccaacagtccaaaatacaaatatgttcAGTTGACATTAATGGGGAACTGTATCATTTGTACCTGATTCATAACTGTTGACCAGTTAGCTAAAATTGCCAAGTAAGCTGGCAATTGATTTCTGATGATCAATTAACCATTTAATTGACAAGTCATTTTAGCACCagtatggttaaaaaaaaagcaacctgTAATTTTAGTTACATTTCACCCGTCTGCACCTGCGGTCACTATCTGCAGAAACTTGTCACAAACAACTTGTGTGGCATCCATCTCATCTCGTCTGTTACGGAGACACTGGGGTGGCAGATTCCTTATCAAATCGCAGCAGCAAAAACTAAATGCCTTGTCGGCATGTGAACGCTAACTTCCATATGTGGGGGGTGGGTAATTACGGTTTGTTTCTGATGAACCCACCTGTCAACTTACCCGTgaatgtggttttgtgtgttgtgtcaggCTATACGGCCTCGTGCTCCATTGATCAAGTTCCCCAACAGACAAGGGACCCCAAAGCCCAATGGTGAGTCCTTACCTCAAGTGAAATAAGGATCAGATCAGTCAAGTATCTGGTGTCTTCTCGGCTGTTTTTAGTGCCTAACTAGCCTGTTGtagcacagattttttttcacaatgtctTTTCAGGTTCTTAATtgattttcatacattttttccttttcatttcccctttctAGCCCAAGAGGCATTAAAAATATTAGCAGTCAACCTTCCACAACACACCGCTGCCAGTTCAACCTCTGCACCGCCTTCGCAATCAAGACCTCATGTACCGTTGACCCCGGTCC
It includes:
- the mrps36 gene encoding 28S ribosomal protein S36, mitochondrial isoform X1, producing MSLFYCCCCDWLESDVSGAVEGDESSYPCWCPCCTATLGRVVALIGSRRGRQEQRGLEEALKWPRNTLLTAIRPRAPLIKFPNRQGTPKPNAQEALKILAVNLPQHTAASSTSAPPSQSRPHVPLTPVPGTPDTLASVQLLPARYRRRPLSADEMDYIQRGGPE
- the mrps36 gene encoding 28S ribosomal protein S36, mitochondrial isoform X2 codes for the protein MGSKVSSKMAAPAARVIQAIRPRAPLIKFPNRQGTPKPNAQEALKILAVNLPQHTAASSTSAPPSQSRPHVPLTPVPGTPDTLASVQLLPARYRRRPLSADEMDYIQRGGPE